The Reichenbachiella carrageenanivorans region GAAGATTTAAATGGTTATTGACTTTTGCAGCTTTGTTGAGCTGCAAATTTGTTTCAGCACAGTTTACCTATTCACCATACACAGCCATTGGCATTGGGGATAAAAATAGTATGGGGCTAGCTCACAATAGCGCCATGGGCGGTGTGGGCATTGCTACACCCTCTACTTGGCATATTAATACTGTTAATCCTGCATTACTTCCATACAACGCGCTCACGGTTTTTGAAATAGGAATGGAAGGCGAAAACAGAACCATTTCGAACGAACTCAATTCTATCAAAGTGGGCAGTGGGGGTCTCAAGTACCTCACTTTTGCTTTTCCAATTATGTCTGGAACCTGGACAGCTAACCTTGGCTTGATGCCTTATAGCTCAGTCAACTACACTTTTTCGACCAGCCAACCAGTAGACGGTACTACTACAGATGCCATTATCGATTTTGAGGGCGATGGAGGCTTAAACCAAGTTTTCTTCTCTAATGGGGTGAGAATAGTCAAAGGGTTGACTGTCGGACTTAGAACGTCATTCATTTTTGGTTTGATTGAAGGTACGACCGCTACTTACTTGGAAGGAGACGGGATCACCCAGCAATTTCCAACAGGTCATTATAGCAAAACCAATTATTCTGGTTTTAATTTAGGTTTTGGTGGAGCATATAGAATGGCGCTGAATGATAAAGACGTGCTTAACTTTGGTGCTACGTACGATATGGGTAATTCTTTAGATGGGAAAAGACTGGAGCGCAATCAGTACGAAACCGGTACTGGCACCGCACAACCAGGCGATACCTTATTGCTTGATATGCCCGGCAGCTACCAGCTACCAGCAGAGCTTGGTGTCGGCTTTTCTTGGCAAAAGCTAAATAAGCTAACGATTGGCCTTGATGTTAAACGCTCTTTTTGGGATGAAAAAGCAGGGTTTGCGGATGATAATGAAACTTACAGAAGTACATGGTACGCAGGGATTGGCCTTGAGTTCACTCCGAAATTTAATGATGTAAACAACTACTTTAAACGAGTACAATATCGTTTAGGTGTAGACTATAAACAGGAGCCATTTGTAATAAATGGAGAAACTGTGGATAATTTTGGCATTAATTTTGGCTGGTCACTCCCTGTGAAAGGAGTGTCCGCAGTCAATATGGCCTTTAAATATGGCCAAAGAGGACAAGCTTCTGGCGCTTTAGTAAAAGAGCAATACTTCAAATTTGTGCTAGGTGCTACCATCAATGATCGATGGTTTGTTAGAAGAAAATATAATTAATTATTATGTTGCGCTTTCGTTTGTAATACCAGCACGTTTTACTTCTGTTGGGTAAAACAGAGAAAGACTATAAAAAATAAGAAAATATGAAAAAGCTAGTACTGTTAGGATTATTTATCGCGATAAATACGATCTCAATTGCACAGCAGGGATGGAAGTGGCCAGAGGATGTGGAGACGGCCAAGGAAAAAAACGCATTGTATGTAGACGCTGTAAAAAGCAAACAATATGCGACAGCACAAGCACCACACCAATGGTTGCTAGATAATGCTCCTGACCTCAACGAATCATTATATATCAATGGAGCTAAAATCTATGAAGGACTGGTAGATGCAGAATCTGACCCTGCTAAAAAAGTAGCACTTCAAGAAAAGGCACTTCAAATGTATGATGATCGTATCAAATATTTTGGAGACGAAGCAAACGTACTCAATAGAAAGGCATTTACTGCATACAAATATTACAAAGGCAACAAATCTAAATATCAAGAGTTGATGACTTTGTTTGACAAAACATTTGATATGAACCAAGCAGAAACGTTGGATAACAACTTGATGGCTTATATGGATGTGGTAAGAAGGTACAAGTTGAGTGGTGGGGCCATTACCGACGAAGAAGTGATCGATAAGTATGGGATGATCTCAGATGTGATCGATGGTAAGATCAAAACAGGCCGTAATGTACCAAGGCTAGAAAAAATTCAGGCTAATGTGGACAAACTGTTGACCGCTACAGTAACAGTAGACTGTCAGTTTGTGGAGGACAAATTAGCACCTAAGATGAGAGAAAATAAGGATCCGAAAATGGCAAAAAAGGTGTTTCAGTTGATGCTAAGTGCTAAATGTTCGGATAGCCCTACTTTCGTAGAGGCTGCGGAGATTGTTTATGAAACAGAACCTGCTTTTGGATTAGCTAAAGTGATCGCACTAAAGCATGCGTCTGGTGGAGACATGAACAAAGCGATCGAATATTATACGCAAGCATTAGAATTGACCGATGACAATTTGAAAAAATCTGAAATTTATCTAAGCATGTCTCAAATGTATGCCTCTAACGGCAACAAGTCTGCAGCAAGAACAAATGCTAGAAAAGCATTGGCCAACGACCCTTCTGCTAGTAAAGCATACACGTTGATTGGCAACTTGTACATGCAGAGCTACAATGACTGCAAAGCGGGTGTGAGCAAAGTAGATGACCGATTGGTATTTATCGCAGCATACAACCAATACAAAAAAGCAGGTGATCAAAATGCAATGAACAGCGCTAAGGAGCAATTTCCTTCAATCGAAGAAATTTTCGAATTGGGACTTACTGAAGGTCAGTCGATGACAGTAGGTTGCTGGATCAATGAAACAGTAATATTGGAAAGAAGACCTTAAAAAAAAACTTTTTTAAAAGAGCACTCTGGAGGTAGTTAGTCCCTCAGAGTGCTTTTTTATTTTTAGATTAATGATCACTTTTGTTTCGATGAAAAAAATCGCACTTGTTGTTTGCCTGATGAGCGCTTTATGCGGATGCAAAGAGCAAAAAAAAGTGGATCATGAACTCTATGATGGGCCAGAAGTCACGATGCGAAATATCGATATGCTCGTATCGGATTCGGCTATTGTGAAGTTACGGCTTGTAGCACGTACCCAGTTACAACTTGCCAATCAAGATAGGGATTTTCCTGACGGGATTTATCTTAGGTTTTATAGCCCTATTGGCTTGGTTACGTCTACTTTGGTGGCCGACAAAGGCTATTATTTTTCCAAAGAAGATTATTATAAAGCAGAAGGAAATGTAATCATGCGGAGCCTATTTAGCGGAGACGAATTGTCCACGGAGCTGCTCAATTGGGATCCAGCCAAAGAACAAATCTATACAGACAACTTTGTGACCATCAAAACCGAAGATGAAGTGATGACTGGTGAAGGATTGGAAGCCAGTCAAAACTTTGAAGAATATACCATTTTGAAGCCAAGCGGTACGATGAGTATTATGCCAGTAGGCCCCGCAGAAACCGAAGACAACTGACGATGAATAAATTATTACCAATCATCATTTTAGCTTTATCAGCTACCTTTTTCATTATTGGTGTGCACCAAATGATGACTTTAGGCTTCATGCATTCTTATTGGATTTTTATGCTAAGTATTTCTCTTATACTTTTATACAAACTAAAAAAGGACAAGAAATAGCCTTATGGACCCCTATCTCGTCGGAGTAATTCTCATTTGTATCATTTTTTCAGCCTTATTTTCAGGGTTAGAAATAGCCTTCATTACGACCAATAAGCTTCATATCGAGCTGCAAGGACAGCAAGGGAGTATTTCCGCCCGCATTCTCTCCAAGTTTGCACGAAAGCCTTCCAACTTCATCGCGACCACCCTGATAGGCAATAACCTGACCTTAGTCATATATGGTATATTTATGGCAATGCTGCTCGACCCTTGGTTCGAACGGGTGCTCCCCATACAGTTTCAAAACGACCTTGTGATTTTGTTGCTACAGACCATTATATCTACCATTATAGTACTATTCACCGCAGAATATATTCCCAAAAGTATTTTCTTGGTCAACCCCTACCGACTGCTATCTTTTCTTGCCGTACCATTTTTAGTAATATATTATATCCTTAGCCCAGCGGTATTTTTGATTGTGCTTGCTAGCAAATTCTTCATTGTGAAATTGCTAAGGCTAAATTATTCAGATGAAATCCCTGTGTTTGGGTTGACCGACCTCAACAATTACATCAAAAAAATTGCAGCAGATAGAATAGATCAAGCGGAGCAAGACGTAGATACCAAATACTTCAACAATGCTTTAGGTTTTAAAACCGTCAAAGTAAGAGAGTGTATGATCCCACGTACGGAAATAATAGCCGTAGATGTAAACGCTAGTATCGATGACCTCAACAATCAATTTATAGAAAGTGGTCACTCCAAGATTATCATATACGACGAGTCTATTGATGATGTAATTGGGTATTGTCATTCGCTTGAGCTTTTCAAAAAACCGACGGATATTAAAAGTATCTTGACCAAGATTATTATCGTGCCCGAAACCATGCCTGCCAATGAGCTGCTACTGCAGATGATTACCGATCACAAGACTTTGGCATTGGTGGTAGACGAATATGGCGGTACCTCTGGTATTGTGAGTATTGAAGACATTATCGAAGAGATATTTGGAGAGATACATGATGAACATGACGAGTCAGATTTGCTCGAAGAAAAGCTGAACGACCAAGAGTATCTGCTAAGTGCCCGACAAGAAATCACTTACCTCAACGAAACTTATGGATGGTCTTTGCCCAAGGGAGATTTTGACACGATCGGAGGGCTCATTTTGTCCATAAATGAAAACCTGCCTGAAAAGGGTCAAATCATTGATTTTGAGGGGTTTTCAATTGAGATTTTACACATGGAAGAAGCCAGAATCGAAAAGGTTCGCCTTAAAATAAATCCGCCCAACTTAACCGCGTGACAATCAATTCGCTAAGCAGAGGAAAATTTTGATATTAACATCAGTCTTGCTTATTTTGCGCTTCGTTTTAAACAATTTTATACAATGGCAGCAATAAATACGCTAAGAGAAAAGGGGGGTAAGATTATTGTTTTCCTGATCGGTTTTTCAATTGTGGCATTCGTAGGTGCTGACCTATTAGGCCCAAATTCTACCTTGCTAGGAGGTGGTAAAACTAACGTCGGAGAAATCGCAGGCTCCAAGATATCCTACCAGGATTTTCTAGCTAAGCAAGACGAAATAGAATTCAACTGGACACAGTCCAACAGACGAACGCCTACTGGCAACGATTTGACAAACATTCGTAACCTTACTTGGGATGCGCTTGTTGCGGAGTACGCATTCAAAAATGAGTATAGCGCCATTGGTCTAGCTGTATCTGACGAAGAAATCGTAGATATGGTACAGGGTGACAACATCAGTCCTGAAATCAGACAAGCTTTTTCTGATCCACAAACAGGAGAATTTAGTAAAGACAATGTAGTGGCTTTCTTGCAAAGCCTTGGCGAGCAGACTCCTGCACAGAGAGCCAATTGGTACAACTTCGAAAAGAACTTGGGTCCAGCTAGGTTGAGATTGAAATTCGACAATCTGTTGATCAAAACCAATTACGCGACTGAAGCAGAAGCAAAGTCTAAATATGTAAATGAGTCTAATACCGCAGAGATCAATTATATCTATGTGCCTTATCTCTCTATGGCAGATACGGCGATCAAAGTATCGGACAGTGAGTTAAATGCTTATTTGGATGATCACGAAAAAGAATATCAAAGAGAAGAATCTAAGACGATCAAGTATGTATCGTTCGATGTAGTACCGTCTGCCGAAGATACCGCGATGGTTGTAGAGCAGATCGAGAAGCTGAAGCAAGAACTTATCAATACGGACAATGATTCTACTTTCGCAGTAGTTAATTCAGATGGTTCAGATGCTTTTGCCGCTTATACCCCTGGTCAGTTGCCAGCTGTCTATCAAGGCGACGATGTAGTAATGGGTTCTGGTGCATTTGTAGGACCTGTAGTAGAAAATGGTAGTTACACTATTTATAAGGTATCTACCATATCGCCAAGCGATACTTATTCTGCTAGAGCAAGCCACATACTATTCAAATGGGCAAGTGATACAGATGCTGAAAAAGCTAAAGCTAAAAAGGAAGCTAGAGATATACTCAGACAAATCAAAGGAGGTGCTGATTTTGCGGAAATGGCAAGATTACACGGCACTGACGGCACAGCATCCAAAGGTGGTGACCTAGGCTGGTTCTCAGATGGAGCCATGGTAGCACCATTTCAAGAGGCTGTATTTGCAGCCTCTAAGAAGGGACTGTTGAGCGATGTGGTTGAGACTCAATTTGGTTACCACATCATTGATGTGACTGAGACCAAAACGAACAAAGTGTATAAAATCGCTAAAATCTCTTTAGATATTTTTGTGAGCGATGAGACTAGAAACGAATTTTATAGAGAGGCTGAAAACTTTGCTATGAGCGCTACAACCTTAGAAGAACTAGAGGAGAAAGCGAAAGAAGTAAATGTGCCTATAAAAACTGCTGCTAGAGTTCGTAAGAACGACAGAAGAATCACAGGAGTAACAGAAGGTAGAAATATAGTATTCTGGGCATACAATACAGCCAACTTTAATGAGGTATCGGAAGTATTCGAAATCGACGACCAGTATGTAATTGCTGTCGTAACAGAAGAACAAGAAGAAGGTGTGGCTGATTTGGAATCTGTACGATACGAAATCACTAAAAAAGTGAGAGATGAGAAGAAGGCCAAGTTGATCATGGACAAACTCAATGCGCAGTCTGGTGCTTTGGACGAAATAGCAGCTGCTTATGGGCAAGGCGCTAAGGTGTACAACATGCCAGCGTTGAAATTGAGCACCAACACATTGAAAAGTGTAGGGCTCGCACCAGAGGCTGTCGGTACCGCATTTTCTATGCAAAATGGGGAGACTACAAAACCTTTCGCAGTAGACAATGGCGTATTGATCATCGAAATGGTAAACAAGCTAGAAGCTCCTGAGGTATCAGATTACGAATCATATCGTACGCAAGTATTGCAGCAGCGTCAGGGCAGAATTGCTTATGGTGTAGACCAGACGATCAAAGACCTTGCAGAAATCAAAGACGAAAGATATAAGTTCTTTTAGTTGATAAAATCTTAAATTTAAAGTCCCGGTGTAGATCGGGACTTTTTTTGTTTATATGGATCACGCTACAGACTCATTCAAAGAAAAACTTGATACTACGTATAGTTTCCCAGCACTCTATATGTTTAAGTTTATAGTAAGGCCAGATCAAGTAGGCCAAATAGAAAAGCAGTTTTCTGAACACGAGGTGATACTGAAACCATCAAGTGGAGGAAAATATGTAAGTACTACAATCAAAATTATGGCTTCTTCGAGCGACGAGATCATCGAACATTATAAGGAAGCTGCTAAAATCGAAGGAATAATTTCCCTCTAGCACACTACCTTCTTTCCCTTTCAGTTTATATCTTGTCTTTTTAATAGCTCGACAATGAAATCCGCCTTCTTTTTGATGCTTACTGGCTTGATGCTTTGCGCCCCTGTTGCAGCTTGGGCTCAAGAACCGCTGGATGAGGATATGCCTACCAGGATGGTGGATAAGAAAGTGAAAGAAAATAAGCGAAGTAATTTTCCTAAGGAGAAAAAGATCAGATACATCTATGTGAAAGATGGAGGCAAAGTCTTATTTGGTAACCCTTGTGCAACGCAGGTCACCCATCAGATGGGGTTTGAATATGGCATTGAACACAGACCCGAAAAAGGATTTAGGCCTTGGTGGTACAGGTTCAAAACCAATACTACCACCAAAACTATCCTGTTTTTTACCAAAGGCCCTTGGTGGAGAGCCACCGTCAATAAGCGCTTCAAAGCCTGCGCCATGAGTAGCGGAGATCGTAGGGGGTGATTACGCCCCTTCGCGGGCTTGTCCCGCGATCTGTTAGACCAGGCTACAGTAGTATCAAAAACAGATGCCGCAATAAATGCGGCAAAGAACTAAATGAATTTTAGGTAATCAGATTCCCCCTTAGAAAAAGGGGGCTAGGGGGATTTGAAGCAATCACTAAAAATCTTTTTTCTATTTCAAGGGATAGGCAACGATGAAGATCGGAATAAAATCAAACAATATTTTATACCCAGTATTAGGACTATAATAGCCTTGAGTGTCTTTGCTTAAATAATTTCAAAACAGGCTACTTATAGAATTTTAGAACACTTGTGGTAAATAATGAGGGTTAGGCAGAATTGATAGCTGAATTCACTCCGATATAATTAATCCATAGTCCAATACGATATCAATAGGAGAGAATAGGTTCACCTTGGTTTATGTTTACAGATCATGAATTTTTAATCATTAAGTGAACAGATACAATGAAGATTATTTTACAACTGTTAGTTGCTTTTGGTTTTTTAGTTGGCATAAGTTCTTGTCAGCAGGGTAATACAGAAAGCTCAAGCTCACTACCCCAAAAAGAGGGATTGAGCTGGGAGGATCAAAAATTTTCAATGTTTATTCACTGGGGGATCTATTCCATTCCTGCTGGCATATGGAATGGTGAGCAAATCAGCGGATATAGCGAGCAAATAAAAGGTCACGCCAAGATCCCAACAAATAAGTACCGTCAACTCACGAAGCAATTCAATCCAATCCATTGGAACCCTGATTCAGTTGCGTTACTGGCGAAGGCTGCAGGAATGAAGTCTGTGGTCATCACTGCAAAACACCATGATGGTTTTTGTCTTTTCGATTCCAAGTACACAGACTTTGACGTGGTGGATGCCACACCATACAAAAATGACATCATCAAAGGTTTGTCAGATGCTTGCCGCAAGCAAGGGATAGATTTTGGAGTGTATTTTTCAATCATCGACTGGGATTTTCCTGGCGCCATGCCTTTCGAGTCGACAAGGAATTGTGATTCTATACCTCCGGCGCATCATCAATACAATCTAAATCAGGTTCGGGAGCTGCTCACCAATTACGGAGAGATCTCCGAATTGTGGTTTGATATGGGAGCCCCGACGCCAGAGCAAAGCAAGGAAATCGCTGACCTTGTCAAATCATTGCAGCCGAATTGTATGGTCAGTAGTCGTCTTTGGAACGACCAGGGGGATTTTATCGTGATGGGTGACAACAAAAAAGCACAATTGAAAATGGGCGTGCCGTGGCAATCTCCCGCTTCGATGTTTCACGAAACGTGGAGCTACCGATCATGGCAGGAAAGACCTAGTGTCGCAAGTAAAATCGAAGAAAAAGTCCAGGATCTTGTTGCTGTTGTAAGTTCGGGTGGCAACTACCTGCTGAATATTGGGCCGAGGGGCGATGGTTCGATTGTTCCATTTGAGCGAGACGTATTGTTGGGTATTGGAAATTGGTTGGAGGTTAATGGTGAAGCTATTTACGCTACGGATGCCTTTCCTGTAGAGAGTCAGGAGTGGGGATACGTTACCTCAAAGCCAGGAAAGTTATTTTTGAATGTACTGTCTTCGAGCGCTGAGGATTCAATAGTGGTAAAAAACCTTGAAGGAAAATTTTCAAAAGCATACTCACTGGTAAATTCAGATAATCCACTACCCATACAAAAATCAAATTCGGGTGTTTCAATTGCCGTGAATAATGCACATTTGGGTATAGACCCGGTGTCGGTCATCGTTTTGGAATATGATCAGCGTGAGACGATATATCAGCCTTCCAGCCTTGTGTCCCTAGGTAAGGACGGGACGTATGCCCTCAATGGAGATAATGCCGAAAAATACTTTAGCACAAGCGGTACGAGCTATATCACCAGGACGAATAGAGTAGTCAAAATGAAGTGGTACGTTCCCAAATCTGATATGCAAAACATGAAGGTCAATATAAATTATCAAAGCCTGAATGCAGAGCCACTCGTACTTTTAGTGAATGGGAAATCGCATGAATTAGATGATCAGCAGCAATCTTTGAATCAACAACTAACGACTATTGATTTGAATCAAAATCAAATCAATGAAATCGAATTGGTGCAAAAGAATAACTGTTGCCCACACAAGGATCTAGCGATTGACGCTGTCAGTTTAGTTATACATTGATTCATGACCTCTGCTAGAGGTCTTTATTTCTAATCATTTGAGAAGGCAAGTGTATAAAAAATCATTTATACTATTAACCCCAATTATCATTGGTTCTTAGCTATGGAAGCAAAGTGTCTATTTTAAAGAGAATTATGGACAGAATACCCGCCTGCTAGGAGAGCCAAGGGTTTTACGATGACCATTTTGCGTTAAGGAATGAACCTCTTCTCCAAGAGGGAGTTATTCCACTTAGAAAAAGGGGGGCTAGGGGGATTTAAGCTGTACTCTAAATCAGATCTCTGCTCAATAAATCACCGTCATTCCCTTAGCTTGTCAAGGGAATCTGTCAGCATTCAACCAGCAGATGCCCCAGATAAACCGGAGCATGACGACTTAATTTTATATGATTAAATGATCGAAGAAGGGATTTATCCCAAAGGATTAATCCCGGTATAATTAAACGGAGTAATCGACTTCAGCTGCTTCTTCAATTCATCAGAAACATCCAAAGTGTCCACAAAGTCTTTAATCACCTGATGCGTGATTTCCTGGTTGCCACGTGTCAACGCCTTTAATGCCTCATACGGTTCTGGATAGGCCTCTCTTCTCAAGATCGTTTGAATCGCCTCGGAAACCACCGCCCAGTTTTGATCCAAGTCATACTCAATCGCATGCTGGTTCAATTCCAATTTGCCAATTCCTTTTTCTAATGACTTCAACGCAATGAAAGAGTGACTAATCGGCACGCCTACATTTCTCAATACCGTAGAATCCGTCAAGTCTCTTTGCAATCTTGAGATTGGCAATTTGCCAGACAAGAAGTCATAATTCGCGTTGGCTATACCTAAGTTACCTTCCGCATTTTCGAAGTCGATTGGGTTCACTTTGTGTGGCATGGCAGAAGAACCTACCTCGCCCTTCACGATTTTCTGCTTGAAATAGCCCATAGAGATATACTGCCAGATGTCACGGCTAAAGTCGATCAAGATCGTGTTGATTCTTTTCAGATTATCAAACAAAGCAGCCATATCATCATAGTGCTCAATCTGAGTGGTTGGGTAACTTCTTCTCAGCCCCAAAGTGTTGTCCACAAAGTTGTTAGCAAACTTAATCCAATTCACTTCTGGGTAGGCGATATGGTGAGCGTTCATATTCCCAGTTGCTCCGCCAAATTTAGCGCCATATTTTACGCCATCCAGCATGTTGATCTGCTGTGTGAGCCGCTCATGGAAGACCAATATTTCTTTGCCTAGCAAGGTAGGAGAGGCTGGCTGACCATGTGTCTTTGCTAGCATAGGAATGTCCTTCCATGTTTCGGCGAGATCCATCAATGTGCCAGTGATTTTATTGATTAATGGCAAATATTCGTTTTCCACAGCATGTTTGAGTTGCAAAGGAATTGCCGTATTGTTGATGTCTTGAGAAGTCAATCCAAAATGAATGAATTCCTTGTATGGTGCTAAATCTAAATCATCAAATTTCTTTTTGATGAAGTATTCTACGGCTTTCACATCGTGATTGGTAGTTTTCTCGATGTCCTTGATTGCTTGCGCATCAGTCTCAGAAAATTCCACCACGAGTTGTCTCAACTTACCAAAAACAGAACTGTCTACATGCTTTAGTTGCGGTAACGGGTGCTGACACAAAGCGATGAAATACTCCACCTCCACATGAACCCGGTATTTGATCAATCCAAACTCTGAAAAATATTCCGCTAGCTGAGCGGTATGTCGTCTATATCTTCCGTCTACAGGCGCGATCGCCGTGAGTGCATTCAATTCCATCCTTTTTGTACTTAGTATGAGTGGCTTGCGCCAAAATAATTGGACGGCAAAATTAGGTAAATCTGGCTAGATAGAGAATGGAAATGCTGCGTTGACGTGGAAATATCTTTTGAAGTAGGTGAGAGCTTTCTGTAGATAAGAAGCTATTGTCGTTTTATGTTCTACTTCTCATCTATCAGTATTTCCAAAATGTCAGAATTTTGGAAAGATTCAACAAGAAGTTTCACAGCCAATCCTCTATTTTTAAGGCCAATTCAAAACCTGCTAAATAACCATGAAAAAACTTCTCTTTATTTTACTTGTTGCCAGTTTCATTTTTAGTTGTTCACAGAAGAATGAACCTGACCAGCCCAATTTCGACCAAGCCAAAAGCCTATTTGTCGATTATATCTCGGCTTATACCTCAGGTGTCATTTCGGCTCAGTCTAACGTTAAAATCAAATTGGCTAAGTCTGTCGATGAAATCAAATCAGGCACCGAGTTGGGAAGTGATATATTCCAATTTGAGCCCAAGCTCAAAGGTAAAACCTACTGGGAAGACGACCGCACGATTATATTTCAACCCGAGCAAAAACTAACTAGTGGAGCCAATTACACGGTGACCTTTCGATTAGCCAAAATTCTTCCTGAGTCTAAAGACAAAGGTGAATTCAAATTTGGGTTTCGAACCATCCCACAAAATTTCGAAGTCAAAATGCTTGGCATGGCACTCTATGATGCGCAGGATTTAACGAAAGTAAAACTGACGGGTCAGGTGCAAACCGCCGACAACGTAGAAAGCACACAAGTCGAGCAAATCCTTTCAGCTAGGCAAGGTTCGTCCAACCTGACCATCAGCTGGGCACATGAGTCCCCTACTCGTCATGCCTTTGTGATTGAAAATGTACAAAGAGGAGAAGCCAAAAGTGAAGTGCAAGTCACGTGGGACGGACAAGCCATACAAGTAGATGAAACTAATGATTTGAAATATGAAATCCCATCGATCAACGACTACAAAGTACTGTCTGTCAATATTGGTCGTGGCAAGCAAGATTATATATCTGTTTTGTTTTCCGATCCACTCATGCCTAAGCAAAACCTCAAAGGGTTCATCACTTTGGGTAATAGCGAACCACGCATTGTGATAGATCAAAACGAACTGAAACTATACCCGACCACTGAAATGGAAGGTACTGTTAAACTTAAGGTTTTCTCTAAGATTAAAAACTCAGCGGGTTATACCTTGAAGGAAGATTTTACCAAAGA contains the following coding sequences:
- a CDS encoding tetratricopeptide repeat protein — translated: MKKLVLLGLFIAINTISIAQQGWKWPEDVETAKEKNALYVDAVKSKQYATAQAPHQWLLDNAPDLNESLYINGAKIYEGLVDAESDPAKKVALQEKALQMYDDRIKYFGDEANVLNRKAFTAYKYYKGNKSKYQELMTLFDKTFDMNQAETLDNNLMAYMDVVRRYKLSGGAITDEEVIDKYGMISDVIDGKIKTGRNVPRLEKIQANVDKLLTATVTVDCQFVEDKLAPKMRENKDPKMAKKVFQLMLSAKCSDSPTFVEAAEIVYETEPAFGLAKVIALKHASGGDMNKAIEYYTQALELTDDNLKKSEIYLSMSQMYASNGNKSAARTNARKALANDPSASKAYTLIGNLYMQSYNDCKAGVSKVDDRLVFIAAYNQYKKAGDQNAMNSAKEQFPSIEEIFELGLTEGQSMTVGCWINETVILERRP
- the lptC gene encoding LPS export ABC transporter periplasmic protein LptC, producing the protein MKKIALVVCLMSALCGCKEQKKVDHELYDGPEVTMRNIDMLVSDSAIVKLRLVARTQLQLANQDRDFPDGIYLRFYSPIGLVTSTLVADKGYYFSKEDYYKAEGNVIMRSLFSGDELSTELLNWDPAKEQIYTDNFVTIKTEDEVMTGEGLEASQNFEEYTILKPSGTMSIMPVGPAETEDN
- a CDS encoding hemolysin family protein yields the protein MDPYLVGVILICIIFSALFSGLEIAFITTNKLHIELQGQQGSISARILSKFARKPSNFIATTLIGNNLTLVIYGIFMAMLLDPWFERVLPIQFQNDLVILLLQTIISTIIVLFTAEYIPKSIFLVNPYRLLSFLAVPFLVIYYILSPAVFLIVLASKFFIVKLLRLNYSDEIPVFGLTDLNNYIKKIAADRIDQAEQDVDTKYFNNALGFKTVKVRECMIPRTEIIAVDVNASIDDLNNQFIESGHSKIIIYDESIDDVIGYCHSLELFKKPTDIKSILTKIIIVPETMPANELLLQMITDHKTLALVVDEYGGTSGIVSIEDIIEEIFGEIHDEHDESDLLEEKLNDQEYLLSARQEITYLNETYGWSLPKGDFDTIGGLILSINENLPEKGQIIDFEGFSIEILHMEEARIEKVRLKINPPNLTA
- a CDS encoding peptidylprolyl isomerase, translated to MAAINTLREKGGKIIVFLIGFSIVAFVGADLLGPNSTLLGGGKTNVGEIAGSKISYQDFLAKQDEIEFNWTQSNRRTPTGNDLTNIRNLTWDALVAEYAFKNEYSAIGLAVSDEEIVDMVQGDNISPEIRQAFSDPQTGEFSKDNVVAFLQSLGEQTPAQRANWYNFEKNLGPARLRLKFDNLLIKTNYATEAEAKSKYVNESNTAEINYIYVPYLSMADTAIKVSDSELNAYLDDHEKEYQREESKTIKYVSFDVVPSAEDTAMVVEQIEKLKQELINTDNDSTFAVVNSDGSDAFAAYTPGQLPAVYQGDDVVMGSGAFVGPVVENGSYTIYKVSTISPSDTYSARASHILFKWASDTDAEKAKAKKEARDILRQIKGGADFAEMARLHGTDGTASKGGDLGWFSDGAMVAPFQEAVFAASKKGLLSDVVETQFGYHIIDVTETKTNKVYKIAKISLDIFVSDETRNEFYREAENFAMSATTLEELEEKAKEVNVPIKTAARVRKNDRRITGVTEGRNIVFWAYNTANFNEVSEVFEIDDQYVIAVVTEEQEEGVADLESVRYEITKKVRDEKKAKLIMDKLNAQSGALDEIAAAYGQGAKVYNMPALKLSTNTLKSVGLAPEAVGTAFSMQNGETTKPFAVDNGVLIIEMVNKLEAPEVSDYESYRTQVLQQRQGRIAYGVDQTIKDLAEIKDERYKFF
- a CDS encoding DUF493 domain-containing protein, giving the protein MDHATDSFKEKLDTTYSFPALYMFKFIVRPDQVGQIEKQFSEHEVILKPSSGGKYVSTTIKIMASSSDEIIEHYKEAAKIEGIISL
- a CDS encoding alpha-L-fucosidase — protein: MKIILQLLVAFGFLVGISSCQQGNTESSSSLPQKEGLSWEDQKFSMFIHWGIYSIPAGIWNGEQISGYSEQIKGHAKIPTNKYRQLTKQFNPIHWNPDSVALLAKAAGMKSVVITAKHHDGFCLFDSKYTDFDVVDATPYKNDIIKGLSDACRKQGIDFGVYFSIIDWDFPGAMPFESTRNCDSIPPAHHQYNLNQVRELLTNYGEISELWFDMGAPTPEQSKEIADLVKSLQPNCMVSSRLWNDQGDFIVMGDNKKAQLKMGVPWQSPASMFHETWSYRSWQERPSVASKIEEKVQDLVAVVSSGGNYLLNIGPRGDGSIVPFERDVLLGIGNWLEVNGEAIYATDAFPVESQEWGYVTSKPGKLFLNVLSSSAEDSIVVKNLEGKFSKAYSLVNSDNPLPIQKSNSGVSIAVNNAHLGIDPVSVIVLEYDQRETIYQPSSLVSLGKDGTYALNGDNAEKYFSTSGTSYITRTNRVVKMKWYVPKSDMQNMKVNINYQSLNAEPLVLLVNGKSHELDDQQQSLNQQLTTIDLNQNQINEIELVQKNNCCPHKDLAIDAVSLVIH